In the genome of Ctenopharyngodon idella isolate HZGC_01 chromosome 19, HZGC01, whole genome shotgun sequence, one region contains:
- the tra2a gene encoding transformer-2 protein homolog alpha isoform X1 — protein sequence MSDVEEPQFEGRESRSPSKSERGSPAQPKTESRSGTPSPSRASKRSESRSRSRSKSRSRSRRHSNRRYSRSRSHSHRKKSRSRSYSPDYRRRRSQSTSPMSNRRRHTGSRSSHSHDSKKDSHSHGDARANPDPNTCLGVFGLSLYTTERDLREVFSRYGPLAGVNVVYDQRTGRSRGFAFVYFERIDDAKEAMERANGMELDGRRIRVDYSITKRPHTPTPGIYMGRPTHNGGGSSSGGRRRDSYYDRGYDRYERGYEEYDYRCSRRRSPSPYYSRYRSRSRSRSYSPRRY from the exons atgagtgATGTCGAGGAGCCACAATTCGAGGGGAGG GAATCCCGCTCGCCATCCAAATCGGAGCGGGGCAGTCCTGCCCAACCCAAGACGGAGAGCAGGTCTGGCACTCCCAGCCCTTCCCGAGCATCCAAACGTTCTGAGTCAAGATCCCGATCCCGCTCCAAGTCCAG GTCCCGCTCTCGTCGGCATTCAAATCGCCGATACAGCCGTTCTCGGTCTCACTCCCACCGGAAGAAGTCTCGCTCTCGCTCCTACAGCCCTGACTACCGACGCAGACGGAGCCAGAGCACATCGCCCATGTCTAACCGCCGCAGACACACTGGCAGCCGG AGCTCACACAGCCATGACTCCAAAAAAGACTCACACAGTCATGGTGATGCCAGG GCCAATCCAGACCCGAACACATGTCTGGGTGTGTTTGGTCTCAGTCTGTACACAACAGAGCGAGACCTGAGAGAGGTCTTCTCACGTTACGGCCCTTTAGCTGGTGTCAACGTTGTCTACGACCAGCGAACAGGACGCTCTCGCGGTTTTGCCTTCGTTTATTTTGAGCGTATCGACGATGCCAAAGAG GCAATGGAGCGGGCTAATGGTATGGAGCTGGACGGAAGACGCATTAGGGTGGATTATTCCATCACTAAACGTCCGCACACACCCACACCAGGCATCTACATGGGTCGGCCCACACA TAATGGAGGTGGGAGCAGCAGCGGTGGCCGGAGACGAGACTCGTATTATGATCGTGGCTATGACAGATATGAGCGTGGCTATGAGGAGTATGACTACAGATGCAG CAGGAGGCGCTCTCCGTCACCTTATTACAGCCGGTACAGGTCTCGCTCTAGATCTCGCTCATACAGCCCAC GACGATACTAA
- the fam221a gene encoding protein FAM221A: MEKICIDKHATNAVEAYLEYRRIVGEDDRGRMFSEDEYKKYKETVVPRRIRNRLYVSFGIPGQIDCILVGPETPCFCTHRYKQHCTDFEELPKERPILLPCRVKGCHCVSYEYVHINGSKPVRCQCKHTTSEHTEVTGHLCKKCTHCTGYRSPFTCGCGQPGYTHVTVVETREERMTRGHPVGRAVPFAAMGGLTGFSSLAEGYQRLDPSGIGNTCEQHTQ, from the exons ATGGAAAAGATATGTATTGACAAACATGCAACCAATGCAGTGGAGGCCTATTTAGAATACAGAAG GATTGTTGGGGAAGATGATAGAGGGAGGATGTTTTCAGAGGATGAATACAAGAAATACAAAGAGACGGTGGTGCCAAGAAGAATACGGAACCGCCTTTATGTCAGTTTTGGCATCCCGGGACAGATAGACTGCATACTCGTTGGACCAGAGACACCTTGCTTCTGTACACACAG gTATAAACAACACTGCACAGACTTTGAGGAGTTGCCAAAGGAAAGGCCTATACTCCTGCCCTGTAGGGTCAAAGGTTGTCACTGTGTGTCCTATGAATACGTTCATATCAACGGCTCTAAACCAGTACGCTGCCAATGCAAACACACAACCAGTGAGCACACTGAAGTTACAGGGCACCTGTGCAAGAAAT GCACTCACTGTACTGGTTATCGAAGTCCATTCACTTGCGGATGTGGTCAGCCTGGATATACCCATGTGACGGTGGTTGAAACCAGGGAAGAGCGCATGACACGGGGTCATCCAGTGGGCAGAGCTGTTCCTTTTGCGGCTATGGGAGGCCTGACTGGGTTCAGCTCACTGGCAGAAGGCTACCAGAGACTGGACCCCAGTGGCATTGGCAATACATGTGAACAGCACACACAATAG
- the ccdc126 gene encoding coiled-coil domain-containing protein 126: protein MLGCVLRRSMSHKLSMFLVLFGLAWCVLLLHYTVTQPRRESSAELRQQILELSHRYVKVLSEENQNPSRPHGTSMAGYADLKRTIAVLLDDILNRLVKLEGKVEAAVNASVHNISHPAGGASTLLAAKVTVSRPTKQNMPGHRPDRRSNPLHFLPQLPDRPHKPDSLK from the exons ATGCTGGGCTGTGTTCTGCGTAGGAGTATGTCTCACAAACTGAGTATGTTTCTGGTGCTCTTCGGCCTGGCCTGGTGTGTGCTGCTGCTTCACTACACCGTCACACAACCACGCCGGGAGAGCAGCGCAGAGCTTCGCCAACAGATCCTTGAGCTCAGCCATCGCTATGTCAAAGTCCTTAGCGAGGAGAACCAGAACCCTTCAAGGCCCCATGGCACTTCCATGGCAGGATATG CTGACTTGAAGAGGACAATTGCTGTGCTGTTGGATGATATTCTCAACCGTTTGGTGAAGCTGGAAGGGAAAGTGGAGGCTGCTGTGAACGCTTCCGTGCACAACATCTCCCATCCTGCTGGTGGTGCCAGCACTCTCCTTGCTGCCAAAGTTACTGTTTCCAGGCCCACCAAACAAAATATGCCTGGCCACCGGCCAGACAGGCGTAGTAACCCTCTGCACTTCCTGCCACAGTTACCTGACAGGCCACATAAGCCAGACTCTTTAAAATAA
- the tra2a gene encoding transformer-2 protein homolog alpha isoform X3 has translation MNESESRSPSKSERGSPAQPKTESRSGTPSPSRASKRSESRSRSRSKSRSRSRRHSNRRYSRSRSHSHRKKSRSRSYSPDYRRRRSQSTSPMSNRRRHTGSRSSHSHDSKKDSHSHGDARANPDPNTCLGVFGLSLYTTERDLREVFSRYGPLAGVNVVYDQRTGRSRGFAFVYFERIDDAKEAMERANGMELDGRRIRVDYSITKRPHTPTPGIYMGRPTHNGGGSSSGGRRRDSYYDRGYDRYERGYEEYDYRCSRRRSPSPYYSRYRSRSRSRSYSPRRY, from the exons ATGAATGAGTCC GAATCCCGCTCGCCATCCAAATCGGAGCGGGGCAGTCCTGCCCAACCCAAGACGGAGAGCAGGTCTGGCACTCCCAGCCCTTCCCGAGCATCCAAACGTTCTGAGTCAAGATCCCGATCCCGCTCCAAGTCCAG GTCCCGCTCTCGTCGGCATTCAAATCGCCGATACAGCCGTTCTCGGTCTCACTCCCACCGGAAGAAGTCTCGCTCTCGCTCCTACAGCCCTGACTACCGACGCAGACGGAGCCAGAGCACATCGCCCATGTCTAACCGCCGCAGACACACTGGCAGCCGG AGCTCACACAGCCATGACTCCAAAAAAGACTCACACAGTCATGGTGATGCCAGG GCCAATCCAGACCCGAACACATGTCTGGGTGTGTTTGGTCTCAGTCTGTACACAACAGAGCGAGACCTGAGAGAGGTCTTCTCACGTTACGGCCCTTTAGCTGGTGTCAACGTTGTCTACGACCAGCGAACAGGACGCTCTCGCGGTTTTGCCTTCGTTTATTTTGAGCGTATCGACGATGCCAAAGAG GCAATGGAGCGGGCTAATGGTATGGAGCTGGACGGAAGACGCATTAGGGTGGATTATTCCATCACTAAACGTCCGCACACACCCACACCAGGCATCTACATGGGTCGGCCCACACA TAATGGAGGTGGGAGCAGCAGCGGTGGCCGGAGACGAGACTCGTATTATGATCGTGGCTATGACAGATATGAGCGTGGCTATGAGGAGTATGACTACAGATGCAG CAGGAGGCGCTCTCCGTCACCTTATTACAGCCGGTACAGGTCTCGCTCTAGATCTCGCTCATACAGCCCAC GACGATACTAA
- the tra2a gene encoding transformer-2 protein homolog alpha isoform X2: MSDVEEPQFEGRESRSPSKSERGSPAQPKTESRSGTPSPSRASKRSESRSRSRSKSRSRSRRHSNRRYSRSRSHSHRKKSRSRSYSPDYRRRRSQSTSPMSNRRRHTGSRSSHSHDSKKDSHSHGDARANPDPNTCLGVFGLSLYTTERDLREVFSRYGPLAGVNVVYDQRTGRSRGFAFVYFERIDDAKEAMERANGMELDGRRIRVDYSITKRPHTPTPGIYMGRPTHNGGGSSSGGRRRDSYYDRGYDRYERGYEEYDYRCRRRSPSPYYSRYRSRSRSRSYSPRRY; the protein is encoded by the exons atgagtgATGTCGAGGAGCCACAATTCGAGGGGAGG GAATCCCGCTCGCCATCCAAATCGGAGCGGGGCAGTCCTGCCCAACCCAAGACGGAGAGCAGGTCTGGCACTCCCAGCCCTTCCCGAGCATCCAAACGTTCTGAGTCAAGATCCCGATCCCGCTCCAAGTCCAG GTCCCGCTCTCGTCGGCATTCAAATCGCCGATACAGCCGTTCTCGGTCTCACTCCCACCGGAAGAAGTCTCGCTCTCGCTCCTACAGCCCTGACTACCGACGCAGACGGAGCCAGAGCACATCGCCCATGTCTAACCGCCGCAGACACACTGGCAGCCGG AGCTCACACAGCCATGACTCCAAAAAAGACTCACACAGTCATGGTGATGCCAGG GCCAATCCAGACCCGAACACATGTCTGGGTGTGTTTGGTCTCAGTCTGTACACAACAGAGCGAGACCTGAGAGAGGTCTTCTCACGTTACGGCCCTTTAGCTGGTGTCAACGTTGTCTACGACCAGCGAACAGGACGCTCTCGCGGTTTTGCCTTCGTTTATTTTGAGCGTATCGACGATGCCAAAGAG GCAATGGAGCGGGCTAATGGTATGGAGCTGGACGGAAGACGCATTAGGGTGGATTATTCCATCACTAAACGTCCGCACACACCCACACCAGGCATCTACATGGGTCGGCCCACACA TAATGGAGGTGGGAGCAGCAGCGGTGGCCGGAGACGAGACTCGTATTATGATCGTGGCTATGACAGATATGAGCGTGGCTATGAGGAGTATGACTACAGATGCAG GAGGCGCTCTCCGTCACCTTATTACAGCCGGTACAGGTCTCGCTCTAGATCTCGCTCATACAGCCCAC GACGATACTAA